A portion of the Bacillus oleivorans genome contains these proteins:
- a CDS encoding CC/Se motif family (seleno)protein, with translation MDILVSVHDNVKNWMKEKGEILTISKININACCMRYADAQISYKAPEKENYYHIQQDDLSIYIEKGLQFKDNRLTLSLMGIGPFKSIILDGLKRY, from the coding sequence ATGGATATCTTGGTTTCCGTTCATGATAATGTAAAAAATTGGATGAAGGAAAAAGGGGAAATCTTAACGATTTCAAAAATTAATATAAACGCTTGCTGTATGAGATATGCAGACGCACAGATTAGCTACAAAGCACCTGAGAAAGAAAACTATTATCATATCCAACAAGATGATCTATCTATATATATTGAAAAAGGACTGCAATTTAAAGATAATCGACTTACTCTGTCTTTGATGGGGATTGGTCCATTTAAATCTATCATTCTGGATGGTTTAAAAAGATATTAA
- a CDS encoding O-methyltransferase, with protein sequence MNIFSKWEAVDNYFVEKLIPHDDVLDSVLRANAEAGLPAIDVSPTQGKLLHLLAKIQGAKTILEIGTLGGYSTIWLARALPGDGRLITLEYEPKHAKVAQTNLEKAGMAHKVQILVGPALDSLPRLSSMGFDTFDLIFIDADKPNNPNYLKWSLELSRAGTLIIGDNVVRDGEVVNESSQNASVLGTRQFFDLLANEPRIQATAIQTVGSKGYDGFALGVVVKK encoded by the coding sequence ATGAACATTTTTTCTAAATGGGAAGCAGTTGATAACTATTTTGTTGAAAAATTAATTCCGCACGATGATGTGTTAGATTCGGTTTTACGTGCAAATGCCGAAGCAGGATTGCCAGCAATCGATGTCTCACCGACTCAAGGAAAACTCCTTCATTTACTTGCCAAAATTCAAGGTGCCAAGACAATCCTTGAAATAGGAACATTAGGCGGATACAGTACGATTTGGCTGGCGCGGGCACTTCCTGGAGACGGCCGTTTAATTACGCTTGAATATGAACCAAAACACGCAAAAGTAGCACAGACCAATCTTGAAAAAGCCGGAATGGCGCACAAAGTTCAAATTCTTGTAGGTCCAGCTCTTGATTCATTGCCGCGGCTGAGCTCAATGGGATTTGATACCTTTGACCTCATCTTTATCGATGCGGACAAACCCAATAATCCGAACTATCTCAAATGGTCCCTTGAGCTTTCAAGAGCGGGAACACTGATTATTGGTGATAACGTTGTTCGGGATGGAGAAGTCGTGAACGAGAGTAGTCAGAACGCAAGTGTCCTAGGTACCCGACAATTCTTTGATCTTCTCGCAAATGAACCTCGGATTCAGGCTACAGCGATTCAAACGGTGGGAAGTAAAGGGTATGATGGGTTTGCCTTAGGAGTTGTAGTTAAAAAGTAG
- a CDS encoding lipid II flippase Amj family protein codes for MEFITEKVILIALFIFIIHSIETLAYAVRLSGARVRMIASALSLFNLMVIVSRLSNMMQQPFTGSLIDTAPKENAMSFVESQFRVLIGSSTLGTLLGILLLPTFVALFSRAIIHLSEAKGSIPAVIKLGLNLDFIVRGLNHIHLPRLSYLKDVRFIDFPFKLFIINMFITAIYTTGVLSALYAALLAPERSSTAIMASGLINGIATILLVIFVDPKISVIADNVVNNRGGYQNLKGVSLMMVSSRLLGTCLAQLLFIPGAIYVAWFTKFIA; via the coding sequence GTGGAATTCATAACAGAAAAGGTAATCTTAATAGCCTTATTTATATTTATTATCCATAGTATTGAAACATTAGCGTATGCCGTACGATTATCGGGTGCTAGGGTTAGAATGATTGCATCAGCATTATCTCTGTTTAATCTAATGGTCATTGTTTCGAGACTGTCTAATATGATGCAGCAGCCCTTTACAGGTAGTTTGATAGATACTGCACCTAAAGAAAATGCTATGAGCTTTGTAGAAAGTCAGTTTAGAGTACTTATAGGATCTTCTACATTAGGAACTTTATTAGGCATCCTGTTGCTGCCAACCTTTGTAGCCCTTTTTTCAAGAGCCATTATCCATTTGTCAGAAGCGAAAGGTTCTATTCCTGCTGTCATCAAATTGGGTTTAAACTTGGATTTCATAGTTCGGGGTTTAAACCATATCCATCTGCCAAGGTTATCTTACTTAAAGGATGTACGTTTCATAGACTTTCCATTTAAATTATTTATCATAAATATGTTTATTACTGCTATTTATACTACCGGAGTTTTATCTGCCCTGTATGCAGCATTACTTGCCCCGGAAAGATCATCTACAGCGATAATGGCATCTGGTCTAATAAACGGAATAGCCACTATTTTGCTAGTTATCTTTGTTGATCCCAAAATTTCTGTCATTGCCGATAATGTCGTAAATAATAGAGGTGGCTATCAAAATTTAAAGGGAGTTTCGTTAATGATGGTTTCATCTAGACTTTTAGGGACATGTCTCGCACAACTCTTATTTATACCAGGTGCCATATATGTTGCCTGGTTTACAAAATTTATAGCGTAG
- a CDS encoding DinB family protein, whose translation MKPFIFTQLQFVRTQTLKELAGVDEQLSEIIPASSNNNIKWNAGHICFIQEKLAFFHSGETMQIPENFKVLFSPGTKPNRELDYPALKEIIDLLENQLVRIEQTFQHRLNENVSDPYTTSKGLYLSRVEEFLSFCLYHEGMHLEKIKMIIKLI comes from the coding sequence ATGAAACCTTTTATCTTCACGCAATTACAGTTTGTTCGAACCCAAACTTTAAAGGAGCTGGCTGGCGTTGATGAACAGCTTTCAGAAATCATTCCTGCTTCCTCCAATAATAATATTAAGTGGAATGCAGGACACATATGTTTTATTCAAGAGAAGTTAGCTTTCTTTCATTCAGGAGAAACTATGCAAATACCAGAAAATTTTAAGGTTCTTTTCAGTCCAGGTACTAAGCCAAATCGTGAATTAGATTATCCTGCTTTGAAAGAAATCATTGATCTTCTTGAAAACCAATTGGTACGAATCGAACAAACCTTTCAACACCGCTTAAACGAGAACGTTTCTGATCCTTACACCACTTCAAAAGGATTATATTTATCCAGAGTAGAAGAGTTTTTAAGTTTTTGTTTGTACCATGAAGGGATGCATTTAGAAAAAATAAAAATGATCATAAAATTGATTTAA
- a CDS encoding NUDIX domain-containing protein has protein sequence MDKPIHHLARGIFIKNNHILLAQAIGHKNTFLPGGHIELGESAKDALIREIEEELGIRCEVKKFLGLVEHKWEMNGIVHFEINQVFLVDSSELTLDLNPVSKESHIEFFWSDIHSEKFKVLQPYPIRNLLKKYLKGDRTIWWESTLNDKSDDENISEY, from the coding sequence ATGGACAAACCTATTCACCATTTAGCTAGGGGCATTTTTATCAAAAACAATCATATTTTACTAGCACAGGCTATTGGTCACAAAAATACATTTTTGCCTGGCGGACATATTGAACTTGGCGAAAGTGCCAAAGATGCATTAATAAGAGAAATTGAAGAAGAATTGGGCATTCGATGTGAAGTTAAAAAATTTCTAGGATTAGTTGAGCATAAATGGGAGATGAATGGGATTGTCCATTTTGAAATAAATCAAGTATTTTTAGTTGATTCATCCGAGTTGACTTTGGATTTGAATCCGGTGTCAAAAGAGTCTCATATTGAATTCTTCTGGTCTGATATTCATAGTGAAAAATTTAAGGTATTACAGCCCTATCCAATTAGGAATTTGCTGAAAAAATATTTAAAAGGTGATCGTACAATCTGGTGGGAAAGTACATTAAATGACAAAAGTGATGATGAGAATATAAGCGAATATTAA
- a CDS encoding glycosyltransferase family 4 protein encodes MFPIKIAMIGTDKLTVPPLRGGAVEVLVDGVTPHLSKKHELTIYCITDPDLPDNEVVNGVEYIRVPRENYEYNVGIKLSEKAKNKEYYDVIHVYNRPRNLPIYKAAMPESRFIISVHNEMFREGEISSELGKLAINSVDKIMTISEYIGETIIARFPLAKIKVETVYSGIDLNRYKPIWDKEAQETRNKLRQKYGVEDKKVILFVGRLSETKGPDILIHAMKQVIKKYDDSVMVIVGSKWFGNDIIDEYGLSLRQLAESLGENKVIFTGFVPPSDIPSHYLIGDIFVCSSQWQEPLARVHYEAMGAGLPVITTNRGGNAEILEHLKNGILIEDYANPKSFADAISFLLSNEREAKRIAKVGRKFVESNFGFEHVAVRLENLYSAAMEKNKS; translated from the coding sequence TTGTTTCCTATAAAGATCGCAATGATCGGTACGGACAAGCTGACCGTTCCCCCCCTAAGAGGAGGAGCTGTTGAAGTATTAGTTGATGGGGTAACCCCTCATTTAAGTAAAAAGCATGAACTAACTATCTATTGTATAACAGACCCGGACCTTCCTGATAATGAAGTGGTGAATGGGGTCGAGTACATTCGTGTTCCGCGTGAGAATTACGAATACAATGTCGGGATTAAGCTGTCAGAGAAAGCTAAAAACAAAGAGTATTACGATGTTATCCATGTATATAATCGCCCACGCAATCTTCCAATTTACAAGGCGGCTATGCCAGAGAGCCGGTTCATTATTAGCGTTCATAACGAAATGTTCCGGGAGGGGGAAATTTCCTCCGAATTGGGGAAATTGGCCATTAACTCAGTCGATAAGATCATGACGATAAGCGAGTATATCGGAGAAACGATCATTGCCAGGTTTCCGTTAGCCAAAATCAAGGTTGAAACAGTTTATTCAGGAATTGATTTAAATCGATATAAACCTATATGGGATAAGGAAGCTCAGGAAACTAGGAATAAACTGCGACAAAAATATGGTGTTGAAGACAAAAAAGTAATTTTATTCGTCGGACGCTTAAGTGAGACAAAGGGTCCAGATATTCTTATTCATGCAATGAAACAAGTAATCAAAAAATACGATGATTCGGTAATGGTTATAGTAGGGAGCAAATGGTTTGGCAATGATATCATTGACGAATACGGATTAAGCCTTCGTCAGCTTGCCGAATCACTAGGAGAGAACAAAGTAATCTTCACAGGGTTTGTTCCGCCGAGTGACATTCCTTCGCATTACTTAATTGGTGATATATTTGTATGCAGTTCTCAATGGCAAGAGCCCTTAGCGAGAGTCCATTATGAGGCCATGGGCGCTGGTTTACCTGTTATAACAACCAATCGTGGCGGAAACGCGGAGATTCTTGAACATCTTAAAAACGGAATCCTTATCGAAGATTATGCGAATCCAAAATCTTTTGCAGATGCAATATCCTTCTTATTATCCAATGAACGAGAAGCTAAAAGAATAGCTAAAGTTGGCAGGAAATTCGTTGAATCCAATTTTGGGTTTGAACATGTAGCGGTACGCTTGGAAAATCTTTATTCCGCTGCGATGGAAAAAAATAAATCTTAA
- a CDS encoding NAD-dependent epimerase/dehydratase family protein — protein sequence MIDYYTQKKKKIFLTGANGKIGRRLHKALKNSGTYDILAADIEPDRDHNVVQLDVTDAARLEALTIGVHTVLHFAWAKDKEDFLGKVLPLNVTGAYHLYEAARKNGVKRIIFASSNHVTGFYRVGEQVKPEDPYRPDSFYGLSKCYIELLGRYYADKYGISSINIRIGNFSGADRPLSERASHIWISSRDMVQLTVCCIEADPSIDFLSLYGTSANTSNYYDIGYLEDLIGYKPEDNAAALLEEEIRLGTLPQNNIPFQGGMHAITSHTEDGRK from the coding sequence GTGATCGATTACTATACGCAAAAGAAAAAGAAAATATTTCTCACCGGAGCGAATGGCAAAATTGGCCGCCGGCTGCACAAGGCGCTGAAAAATAGCGGGACTTACGACATCTTGGCCGCCGACATCGAGCCTGACCGGGATCACAATGTAGTGCAGCTCGACGTAACGGACGCGGCCAGGCTTGAAGCATTGACCATCGGGGTGCATACGGTACTGCATTTTGCGTGGGCGAAAGACAAAGAGGACTTTCTCGGAAAAGTACTGCCCCTTAACGTGACCGGTGCGTATCATTTATACGAAGCGGCACGCAAGAACGGGGTGAAACGTATCATCTTTGCCAGCTCCAACCATGTCACCGGATTTTATAGAGTCGGGGAGCAGGTCAAGCCTGAAGACCCTTATCGGCCGGACAGCTTTTACGGGCTTAGTAAATGCTATATTGAGCTGCTCGGACGGTATTACGCCGATAAATACGGCATCTCCTCGATTAATATCCGGATAGGCAACTTTTCTGGAGCTGACCGCCCACTTTCTGAGCGAGCGTCCCACATCTGGATTTCCTCCCGGGATATGGTCCAGCTGACAGTTTGCTGCATCGAAGCTGATCCGTCTATCGATTTTCTCAGCCTGTATGGAACCTCGGCGAACACATCCAACTACTACGATATCGGCTATCTGGAGGATCTGATCGGATATAAACCCGAAGACAACGCAGCAGCTTTGTTGGAAGAAGAGATACGTCTCGGTACACTGCCTCAAAACAATATACCTTTTCAAGGCGGAATGCATGCAATAACAAGCCACACCGAAGATGGAAGGAAGTAA
- a CDS encoding cytochrome c oxidase assembly protein, with protein MEHSHLFTAQDLFLTAPFLIVLAVYSLAVIKSNAHYRKWPKYRIVFWFLGIFIVMITIIGPVADRAHSNFIHHMTVHLLLGMLAPLLLALSKPITLIYRTLPVCSARELSRFLKSWPAQMYCHPIVASILNMGGLWILYTTDLFSAMHHHIFLHILVHIHVFVAGYLFTISMIYVEPVPHRYSFVFRAAISIMAFAAHGILAKYIYGHPPTGVEPLQAEAGGMLMYYGGDAVDIILISIFCYQWYKSGRPRVTISIGK; from the coding sequence GTGGAACATAGTCACTTGTTTACGGCACAAGATCTATTTTTAACTGCACCGTTTTTAATTGTTCTCGCAGTTTATAGTTTAGCAGTAATTAAATCTAATGCTCATTATCGGAAATGGCCAAAATACCGAATTGTATTTTGGTTTTTAGGTATTTTTATCGTTATGATCACTATTATTGGTCCGGTAGCAGACAGGGCTCATTCGAATTTTATTCATCACATGACCGTTCATTTGCTTCTCGGAATGCTTGCCCCGCTTTTGCTTGCCCTTTCAAAACCGATTACCCTGATTTATAGGACACTTCCCGTTTGTTCTGCCAGAGAACTTTCTCGTTTTTTAAAAAGCTGGCCTGCTCAAATGTATTGCCACCCAATTGTTGCTTCCATTTTGAATATGGGCGGACTATGGATTCTCTACACAACCGACTTATTTAGTGCGATGCATCATCATATATTCCTTCATATATTGGTCCATATTCATGTGTTTGTTGCTGGCTACCTTTTTACAATTTCGATGATCTATGTAGAACCAGTCCCTCATAGGTATAGCTTCGTCTTCCGTGCGGCTATTTCTATTATGGCTTTTGCAGCACATGGAATTTTAGCAAAATATATTTATGGACATCCGCCAACTGGTGTAGAACCATTGCAGGCAGAAGCTGGCGGAATGTTGATGTACTATGGCGGAGATGCAGTCGATATTATTTTAATTTCGATTTTTTGTTATCAATGGTATAAATCAGGCAGACCACGGGTCACTATCTCTATTGGCAAATAG
- a CDS encoding phosphotransferase, whose amino-acid sequence MRDGGDLHIKNILVNDEAIVCGVIDWGDMNIGHPACDISILTAFCPLKRGNHFLIVWSSR is encoded by the coding sequence GTGCGGGACGGCGGCGACCTCCATATAAAAAATATATTGGTCAATGACGAGGCAATCGTTTGCGGTGTTATTGATTGGGGCGATATGAACATTGGGCACCCCGCTTGTGACATATCGATACTTACAGCTTTCTGCCCCCTCAAGCGCGGCAATCATTTTTTGATAGTATGGAGCAGTCGATGA
- a CDS encoding GNAT family N-acetyltransferase, with translation MLEIREIQAEDTYGIRHQVLRPNQTIEDCKYDGDFDLDTFHVGAFLDEELVSIASFYRESSPGFPEVLQYRLRGMATLEHVRNQKAGSSILHFAERILEKREASLWWCNARVSVSDYYKKLGLHEYGEVFEIEPIGPHKLMYKKLYRL, from the coding sequence TTGTTAGAGATTAGGGAAATTCAAGCAGAAGATACATATGGAATTCGGCATCAGGTTTTAAGGCCGAATCAGACGATTGAGGACTGTAAATATGATGGGGATTTTGATCTGGATACTTTTCATGTAGGTGCCTTTTTGGATGAAGAGTTAGTAAGTATTGCTTCTTTCTACAGAGAGAGCTCCCCTGGTTTTCCTGAAGTATTACAGTATCGGTTAAGAGGGATGGCGACGCTTGAGCATGTGAGAAATCAAAAAGCAGGGAGTTCCATACTCCATTTTGCCGAGAGAATCCTCGAAAAAAGGGAAGCCAGTTTGTGGTGGTGTAATGCAAGAGTTTCAGTTAGTGATTATTATAAAAAACTAGGTTTGCATGAATATGGGGAAGTATTTGAGATTGAACCTATTGGCCCACATAAGCTGATGTATAAAAAACTTTACAGGTTATAG
- a CDS encoding metal-dependent hydrolase, protein MKILRLGHAMYCFTSNSGTKVLVDPFFDMNPGCPSEYQTEEFMKSIQLVALTHGHFDHTSGLDKLVAVNPEVLIIAQYELALILLAKGMKNVIPLNVGGQFEFEDLELTMVTARHTSSYGETAGTPIYAGESSGYILDWKNDHTVYHSGDTAMMSDMKLIQDVYQPTIAVLAASGHFTMNPKEAAYAVKNLLDVDIVIPSHTFPSEKTASSKETLQGLLNAFPVVEFMIDRDKELQRLLKDYDRTRVDILGYGEEKFY, encoded by the coding sequence ATGAAAATTTTACGGTTAGGTCATGCGATGTATTGCTTTACCAGTAATTCTGGCACAAAGGTTTTAGTGGATCCTTTTTTTGATATGAACCCAGGGTGTCCTTCCGAGTATCAAACAGAGGAGTTCATGAAATCGATCCAGCTAGTGGCACTCACACATGGTCATTTTGATCATACAAGTGGTCTTGATAAACTAGTGGCAGTCAATCCTGAGGTTCTTATCATAGCACAATACGAGCTTGCTTTGATCCTTCTTGCAAAAGGAATGAAGAATGTCATTCCATTAAATGTCGGGGGCCAATTTGAGTTTGAAGATCTAGAATTAACAATGGTAACAGCCCGTCATACGAGTTCTTACGGAGAAACGGCTGGCACGCCTATTTATGCTGGCGAATCCAGCGGATATATTTTGGATTGGAAGAATGATCATACGGTTTATCATTCAGGCGATACAGCAATGATGAGTGATATGAAATTAATCCAAGACGTCTATCAGCCTACGATTGCCGTATTAGCAGCAAGCGGTCACTTTACGATGAATCCAAAAGAAGCAGCTTATGCAGTAAAGAATCTTCTAGATGTAGACATAGTAATTCCTTCACACACCTTTCCATCTGAGAAAACAGCTTCTTCCAAAGAAACTTTACAAGGGTTATTGAATGCCTTTCCGGTTGTTGAATTTATGATTGATCGGGATAAAGAATTACAAAGGCTATTAAAGGACTATGACAGGACTAGGGTTGATATATTAGGGTACGGAGAAGAAAAATTCTATTAA
- a CDS encoding DUF2243 domain-containing protein has product MEVQKSDLKNPNRTSYLGRNVWAGILFGFGFVAFIDEAVFHQLLHWHHFYDKSTTDIGLVSDGLFHSFSWFSTIGASFMMVDLHHRHAFWLKRWFGGVLLGGGSFQLYDGTIQHKLMQIHQIRYNVDILPYDLIWNITAAAMIVYGVFLLIRTRNEAQVDGRKMIRGT; this is encoded by the coding sequence ATGGAGGTACAAAAAAGTGATCTTAAAAATCCTAACCGTACATCTTATTTAGGACGAAATGTATGGGCAGGGATCCTATTTGGATTTGGTTTTGTGGCTTTTATTGATGAGGCAGTTTTTCACCAATTGCTGCATTGGCATCATTTTTATGATAAGTCTACGACCGACATAGGGCTAGTTTCTGATGGTTTGTTCCATTCGTTTAGCTGGTTTTCGACAATTGGCGCTTCTTTTATGATGGTAGATTTGCACCACCGACATGCATTTTGGCTCAAAAGGTGGTTTGGTGGCGTTTTACTAGGGGGAGGCAGTTTCCAATTATATGACGGAACGATTCAGCATAAACTCATGCAGATTCATCAAATCCGTTATAATGTAGACATTCTTCCTTACGATCTGATTTGGAATATTACTGCAGCGGCGATGATTGTATATGGGGTTTTTCTGCTAATTCGGACTCGAAATGAGGCACAGGTTGACGGAAGGAAAATGATACGTGGAACATAG